A single Candoia aspera isolate rCanAsp1 chromosome 5, rCanAsp1.hap2, whole genome shotgun sequence DNA region contains:
- the CLDN10 gene encoding claudin-10 — protein sequence MASAPVEILAFLLVISGWVLVSSTLPTDYWKVSSLDGTVITTATFWANLWKTCVTDSTGVSNCKDFPSMLALDGYIQACRGLMIAAVCLGFFGSVFALIGMKCTKVGGSDQTKAKIACFAGLIFILSGLSALTGCSLYAHRITSEFFDPTFIAQKYELGAALFIGWAGASLCIIGGSIFCFSIAENKQTSRMIYTYNRPASVVSTRTKAYSADFKTSKSPPKHFDKNAYV from the exons ATGGCCAGCGCGCCCGTCGAAATCCTCGCCTTCCTGCTGGTCATCTCGGGCTGGGTGCTGGTGTCCTCCACGCTGCCCACCGACTACTGGAAGGTGTCCTCCCTCGACGGCACGGTCATCACCACGGCTACTTTCTGGGCCAACCTTTGGAAGACCTGCGTGACCGACTCCACCGGCGTGTCCAACTGCAAGGACTTCCCTTCCATGCTGGCGCTTGACG GTTACATCCAGGCTTGCAGAGGACTCATGATTGCTGCTGTCTGCCTTGGGTTTTTTGGCTCTGTTTTTGCACTGATTGGGATGAAGTGTACAAAAGTTGGAGGCTCAGACCAAACTAAAGCTAAAATTGCTTGTTTTGCTGGCctgatttttattctttcag GACTGAGCGCGTTGACTGGTTGCTCCCTCTATGCCCACCGAATCACATCTGAGTTCTTTGACCCCACATTTATTGCACAAAA GTATGAACTAGGAGCAGCTTTATTCATTGGTTGGGCTGGAGCGTCACTTTGCATAATTGGTGGCAGCATTTTCTGCTTCTCCAttgctgaaaacaaacaaacttcaag GATGATATATACATACAACAGACCTGCTTCTGTGGTATCTACTCGAACCAAGGCCTACTCAGCAGATTTTAAAACATCCAAGAGCCCTCCAAAGCACTTCGACAAAAATGCCTATGTGTAG